A single region of the Streptomyces sp. NBC_01381 genome encodes:
- the coaD gene encoding pantetheine-phosphate adenylyltransferase, with product MRRAVCPGSFDPITNGHLDIIARASKLYDVVHVAVMINQSKKGLFSVEERIEMIREVTADFGNVEVESFHGLLVDFCKQRDIPAIVKGLRAVSDFDYELQMAQMNNGLSGVETLFVPTNPTYSFLSSSLVKEVAAWGGDVAHLVPPLVFEALNKRLARG from the coding sequence TTGCGCCGCGCCGTCTGTCCGGGGTCATTCGACCCCATCACCAATGGACACCTCGACATCATCGCCCGCGCCTCCAAGCTGTACGACGTGGTGCACGTCGCGGTGATGATCAATCAGTCGAAGAAGGGCCTCTTCTCCGTCGAGGAGCGGATCGAGATGATCCGTGAGGTCACCGCCGACTTCGGGAACGTCGAGGTCGAGTCCTTCCACGGCCTCCTCGTCGACTTCTGCAAGCAGCGGGACATCCCGGCCATCGTCAAGGGCCTGCGCGCGGTCAGCGACTTCGACTACGAACTGCAGATGGCCCAGATGAACAACGGCCTCTCGGGCGTCGAGACCCTCTTCGTGCCCACCAACCCCACCTACAGCTTCCTGTCCTCCTCGCTCGTCAAGGAGGTCGCGGCGTGGGGCGGCGACGTCGCGCACCTGGTGCCCCCGCTGGTGTTCGAAGCCCTCAACAAGCGCCTCGCCAGAGGCTGA